The genomic DNA GTCCAAAGTCTGACTCTCTGTACTGGTTGTTGAGAAAACCATTGATTCAAAGGGCCAAGCTGGACATCAACAGCAGTGTCACCTCCGGCCTTATGATGgcactgcaaaaaaaataaggacCCTGTGCTTGCATCAGCTGGTGGATGCAGTGGGGCCAGCGTTGGGGGATGCCAGGCCCTGAGCTCTCTTCTGGGCCTACACTCTGTCCGGGTGGCAGAGAAGCTCCGGGAGCTGTGGTGCCAGAGGCTCCATGGGAAAGAGAAGAGTCTTCTCATGGTTTATGGGCAAGGAAAGGTCAGACAAGACCCTGCAGACCCGTTTCCTGACATCTTGCTGAGCCCAGCCCTGTAGGAACTCACTGGCCCCTTGCTGGAAACGGCACAGTCTGAAAAACTGACATTGCACAAAGTTGATAAAAAAACGTGGTACATGAACTGTGTAAAAGCCATCCACAAGGCCGGACTGTGcaaacaccccccccccactgtGTGGTCAAACAGGCAGAGGACAAATGGAGCGGACCCACAGTGGAGGGTTTGAGAGAAACCTCCCCGAAAAAAGAGGACCACCGACCTCCAGTGGAGGATTTTACATGGCGCTATTGCAtccaatgcttttatttgttcttaTCCTGCCGTTCTTAATACTTGTCCTTTTTGTTGCCTTCGAGAGACTGTACTCCCTGTTTTTACAGAGTGTGACATTCTCACAAGCTTCTTCTCTCTTTTAACATTGGTTTTTAGTTTCTTTGATGTGGTTTTTACTGAGAGGGTTTTTATCATGGGAGCtgcctacaaaaaaaaaaacaaaaagaagtgGCAGCTCCTCAACTACCTTTCAGGTGAGGCAAAAGTGGCAGTTTAGATAAGCAGGAAAAACCGAGTAGAGAACAGAAAAGGGCAAGAAGCTGAGGCAGTGTGGTTGATCAACATAAGGGCAAGACTCTGGctagattttagattttttaaacacattggaCACTTTTAAACAGTGCTCGTGTTTTAATAATATTGTTTGTAGTTGAATGGATTAAGAGTTGATTTTTAAGTCTTTATGTGTTAAACTTAAAGTGTTTTGTAAAATCTaatctctctctcgctctctcactctctccattcgctccacacacacacacacacaaaaaaagacgttttttggagtgattatgtgtgtttttgtatctttctcttgtctttttgtgcattttttgtaaaatttaacttttttgttgcctttggaGTGTGAttctatagtcattttgtgtatttttgtataaatatttagttttgtgtattttgactaaactgcgaacggtcaaacaaacatgaacataaacattttgaaaagaccaaattactccaaaataacggatgcacacacttggggtaattggaagccgttgacaaagtttttgGTGGAAACAGATaccgtgtcggggagatatttgctccacaaacacacacacacacacacacacacacacacagacctttctttcttttattataAGATGTTCAACAGCATTTTCCCACCCTCGCCGAATATGTGCACTTTCCCGCGGTGCCAATTTTGTCAGGGGGTCAGTTCATTGTCACAACACCAGCATCACATAGCCCCCTCCGGTGACCTCATCAATCCACATACTCAGTTAGGTGACCAGGGGGCCTGCGTAGCCGCGCGGGGGTCTTGCGCGTCTCTGATGCCCCCATGGAGTGGGGCTCACCTGAGACAGCAGGAGCCAGTCCATCTCCCTCATGGGCAGCCTGTGGAGCCTGGAGTTGGTATGATGCACGTCTGTACACAGCTGGTACCCTGTTTCTATCAGCAAACACCTGTTTACTTGTTGGACAAACTCCAGCTTTACGTCCTTTACCACTGCTATGCTTTGAAACTCGTTTAACTTTTGGGTCAGGGGAACACTTTGCATAGTTATGATCCCCGTCTGTTGTTCGCTTGCGCTTCTCTGGTTCACGGCCACCACGCAGCTCAGGGTTCCTGGATTGCCACTCAGAAAAGCTGCTATGCTTTGAAATACGTTTAACTTTTGGCTCAGGGGAACACTTTGCATAGTTATGATCCCCGTCTGTTGTTCGCTTGCGCTTCTCTGGTTCACGGCCACCACGCAGCTCAGGGTTCTTGGATTGCCACTCAGAAAAGCTGGATCAAGAGAAAGGAATTAAACATAGAAATGAGattcttagaaaaaaaatggaccCAGAAGTATTTCATGTTATATAGCCCATCAGCCAAAGTATTGGGTGAATAAAAGGATCTGATTTAAAGAGGAAAGCTCAAGGTTACCTTTTAGGAACCCAGTCATGTTGTGTGGAGTCTAACAGAGTTCCCACGTAGCTTCTATTTCGCCATTTGATATCTACCATCAGAATACCTGTCATCACATaggaaataaatacatcagTGAGCACATGTTGTTTCAACCAACACATAATGTTACACATCCAATTAAACACAAGGATTTACCAAAATATGAAaactttccaacaatgtcaataaaccgagtatttacagtggagatccaAATTTTTTTATACCTTATACTTTTTTTAGAGCTTTTGTGGTACACTCAAAAAAAAGGTAACcacatttgatattattttataaataattgttttgatgccactcattattattataataattattattgtgtacTTAGTAAAAGTAGTCCTGTGAAAACAATATTGTGGAGGAGCGGAACCTTCGGCACTATGAGATTGCAGTTCCCCGGTTGCATTAGTGTggactcacttcctgtttccgcATATACGCAATCTGGGAAAAGACGAGTGTGCAGCGTGGTTTCTATTCTTACACTTTACATGTACTTTACAGGTTagtgtttaatttaaaacaactcTTAATGAAAGCTTTAGGCTTTGAATTACTTCTAAGTCACTTAgtcactttgttttgacaaGTTGTGTAACTTGTGATGTTAGTTTAATAAGATTTTAACAGCGGTAGAGCCGAGCCGCCTCGCCACGGTAGTCTCGCGATATTTAGCGCAATTCCCGCGATAGTTAAGCCGCGCCTGAAAGACATTCACTTTGTTAACGTGGACACCGTGCCAACCGGGACCCGTAACAAACTGTGGGGGCTCGTCCGGGATCTCTCCTCTTCAGTCTTCGAGGGGCAGATCCAGTGATATCAGAACCACTAGACGTCCGTGACCAAGGCGTGGCTTCAGTCAAGTCAGCCAGTGGGAATCCACAGAGGGAGATCAAGGTAAGAAGGATCTTCGCCTCATTAGGGAGCTGCACTGCCGCAACGGGAAAACAACGCACGCTGGCCACCGCAGAGCTGCATCGCCAGAGGTTACAGAAATGTCGACTGCACGGAAGGAATTTGCATGGAGCATCAGGGGACGCCTGTTTACGCTCTCAAGCACTCAACTCTTTGAGCTAGCAAGTAGCCTCGCTGCCGACAGCAGAGACACAACACAGTTCAGTCAGGATGATGAAGAGAGCTGCATGAACTATGTTGCCTCCTACATCCAGTCAGAGACTCTCCTAGGACTTGAGGATGAAGGCATGAGTCAACTGCTGGCACTAGATGACTTAATCAGCCAGGCCATTCAAATCAATACAGTTGACACACCTTCTGGAGCTGCAGTGTCAAATAGGCCCAGCCCCCATCCATCAAACATGCTATCAGAACCACCATCTTCTCCTGAAAACCAAGTTGACATTAATGCAAATGTGAGCACAGAGACACAGTCAATAGAGGAGCTGAGGAAAGTATATGTGGAACTAGGGAAGAGACTGAAACAGTGTGAAGCAACAGTTCCCCAACCAGCTGTAATGCCAAGCCATCAAAGtaacccacatttttccactcgTACACAACTCAGCCCAGAGAGACCAGTCACTGTAAGAGACCTCTCCTATTTTCCACGCAGAGAATTCAAAGTGTTTGGGGGACAAATAGGAGACAGTAGCGCTGAAATCAGCTACAACAGCCTCACAAAGCAGATCAAAGAGGGGATAAAGGAGGGATTTGGTGAAGCAGAAGTGGTTAGAGGTGTATTACGAATTGTCAAACCTGGTACTTTCAGAGACATGCTCATGCTCAAAGATGAACTGTCCCTCCCCGAACTCCAGGGCTTCCTCCGATCCCACCTTGGGGAGAAAGCGACAACTGAGATGTTCCAGGAGTTAATGTGTGCcagacaaacagaacaagagtcACCTCAACAGTTCCTATATCGTATGATTGGACTCAAACAGAAGTTAAATTTCCAGTCAAAACAGACCAACACAGATATTTCCTATGACCCAAAGACCATACAGGAAGTGTTCCTACACACAATATACCAAGGCCTGGGAGTTAAGCATGCTGAAATGAGGCAGAGACTGAGACCCCTAACTTTGAACAAGAATGTCACAGATGAAGAGATCCTCAGGGAAGTCACCAAAATAATCAGTGAGGAGAATGAGCACCAACGAAGATTAGGCCAGACGCATCGACAAAAAACAGTACAAGTTCAAAGTGCTGTAATCGAAACTGATGAAAAGAAAGCTAAAGAACACCAAACCTCTCAAATAATCAGACAACTCACTGCCCAAGTAGAGACATTGACAAATATGATGGCCAGTTTAATGGAACACAAAGCAGCAAATCCCTACCACTTCTCCCCAACTCTACCTGTCCAAGTTCCTCCTCATACTCGTCCACGTCCTCCTCCCCCACTACCACCTTTCAGTAATGTCCCCCAGCCCTCAGCCAACCGACCTGCAATCCCCTTCAAGAGAACAGCCATTTGCCCAAAGTGCACTGAACAAAACGCACAAGACTGTAGTCACTGCTTTGTATGTGGTGAGGTAGGACACAGAGCGGTTGGATGCTTAAAGCGGACCAAGTTTCAGGGAAACTGGGATCGGCCTCTGTCGAGGGACAGCCAGAGACCGGGACAGAGCCCCAGTCCCAACCAGTAAAGCCCGCCCCTGCCAACACAGTCATACATCGCAGTAAACAGACAGGGAAACAAGCCAAACGCAACATGAGTAAATCGGATGCATCCTCCTGTCAAAGCACCGCGAGCCACAAAGCTCCCTTAGTAGGTAGAAAAAGTCTCTTGAAATGTTTGGTTAATGGTTATCCTGTGACAGTATTATTTGACTCTGGTTCACAAGTGAGCATAGTAGACAGACAGTGGGCTAGGACACACATTCCCAGCTACCCAGTGAGACCACTGCAGGAGCTTTTGAATGATGGGCTAGAAGTTTATGCAGTCAATGGCCATGCCATTCCTTATGATGGGTGGGTTGAACTCACAGTCACTCTCACCGGTCACGAAGACCCGAATCTTACTGTACAGGCCCCTTTCCTTGTAAGTAAGCTGTCACTTCCCCAGCCACTAGTTGGAGCTAATGTGTTAGGATCACTTATTCAAAATCAAGAGTCAGATGAAACTGCTAATGCCACGTTGCTTAGTCTCCTGCGCAGGGCTTTTGGTATGGATGAGGAGCAAGTTGTAGCCATGGTTAACTCCTTACAAGTGCCACAAAGCTATGACTGTGGCCCAGCCACAGTAAGAGTTGGCAAGGCCAATGTAAATATTCCAGCCGGTAAAGCAGTACAGGTTTGGTGCAGAGTACCCCAGAACTTTGACATTGCTGATCCCCTTGTACTTTATGAACCTGCAGAAGACAATGTTGCTTTAAGACACTTGAGTGTTGGAGAAGGACTCTTAGAGATCAAGAATACTGCGAGACCTTTTGTGAAGATTCCCATTTCCAACCActcaaaacatgaaataattcTGCCAAAAAGAACAACGCTAGGCACCATCCAGCATGTCGTTAAAGTGATTGAGCCAGGCACGGCAGAGCTGCTCAAAACTCAAACCATGCCAGTCACAGTAACAGCCATGGAGGTGAACCAAGCCACCTCTCCTAACGTTCCCTCTACTGAGCCCTGGTTACCACCGGTCGATCTTAGTCACCTGAGTCCAGACCAGCAACAGGCAGTAGAAAAAGTACTGAAAGAAGAGTGTGAGGCGTTCTCCCATGACAGTGGCGACATAGGCTGCATCCAATCGCTACAGATGGAAATCAGACTCAAAGATGACACACCAGTTCAAAGGGCCTATGCCTCCATCCCAAAGCCTCTTTACCGTGAGGTTAAAGAGTACATCCAAGAACTTTTGGTTAAGGGGTGGATTATAAAATCACAGTCGCCCTATGCGGCCCCTGTCATCTGTGTGAGAAAGAAGGATGGAACCCTACGTTTGTGTATCGATTATCGCCTTCTTAACAACAAAACTGTGCCAGATCGTCACCCGCTTCCCCGAATCCAGGACCTCACAGACTCGCTTGGGGGTTACAGCTGGTTTTCTATCCTGGATCAGGGAAAGGCATACCACCAGGGTTTCATCGCTGAAGGATCACGGTACCTGACCGCATTCACCACGCCATGGGGTCTCTACGAGTGGGTGAGAATACCCTTCGGGCTGTCGAATGCGCCAGCAGCCTTTCAAAGAAGCATGGAGGAGATGCTCGACACACTCCGTGATGAGTGCTGCATCCCTTACCTCGACGATGTGCTATGCTTCTCCAGGTCGTTTGGTGAACATGTCCAAGTGCTGCGCAAAGTGTTACAAGCTTTACAACGTCATGGTGTGAAATTGAAGCCTGAGAAGTGCGAGCTGTTCCGCAAGGAGGTCCGATATGTGGGACGCTTGGTATCCGCAGATGGTGTGAAAGTGGACCCCAAAGACATTGAGGCAGTACAAGCGCTCAAACACAAAAGACCACAAACAGTTGGAGAGGTCCGACAGCTGTTGGGATTCCTGAGCTATTACAGGACCTATGTGCAGGACTTCTCAAGTATCGCCAAACCCCTGTACGACCTACTGCAAATCAAATCTGACACACTGCAATCTAAATCAACCAGAGGCCGAGCAAAGTACCCCCAACAATCATCTCGAGCTCCAGTGCAATGGAGCGAGGAACACCAAAAGATACTCGAACAGTTAACTGACATGTTGACCCAACCACCAGTGTTAGCGTATCCAGACTTCACCCGCCCATTCATACTTCACACGGACGCGTCCCAGAAAGGCCTCGGAGCAGTCCTGTATCAAAAGCAGGATGACAAAATGCGAGTTATTGGGTACGGGTCTCGTACGCTAACCCCGGCCGAGCAAAACTACCACCTGCACAGCGGCAAACTTGAGTTTCTAGCCCTCAAGTGGGCAGTTTGCGACAAGTTCAAGGACTACCTCTTCTATGCCCCACATTTCACAATTTTTACAGACAATAACCCCCTAACGTACATCCTCAGCACAGCAAAACTAAACGCAGTCGGCCATCGTTGGGTGGGCCAATTAGCAGATTTTCACTTTGATTTAAAGTACCGTCCAGGAAAAGTCAACATTGATGCAGATGTACTCTCTCGTTGTCCCCTTGACATCAATACCTTCATGAAGGAGTGTTCTGAGGAGCTATCAGAGGAGGCAGTGGGTGCAGTCTGGGAAGGGAGCAGAAGAGCCAAGCAGGGAGATGTGCCTTGGGTAGCAGCCCTCAACTTGGCCTCACCTAATCAGCCCCTCAAAGAACCCCTCCACACGATCAGCCACGACGAACTGGTGCGAGAACAGCGAACTGATCCTGCCATCGGAAAAGTCTTAGATATGAAAGAGAACAACATTACACCAACTGAAGACAACAAAGGTAAACTTGACACAGACACAAAAAGACTTTTACGAGAGTGGAGTAGATTACATATAGACAACGACCTTCTGTATAGAAAAACTACAGAACGCAAACAACTGGTCTTACCAGCTACCTACCGGCAGACAGCGTTGACACACCTACATAACAACATGGGTCATGTAGGAGTGGAGAAAGTCCTTAGTCTAGCCCGAGAACGATTCTATTGGCCTTTCATGAAAAGAGAGATAGAAGAGTATGTCACCAGAAAGTGCCCAtgcattaaacaaaaaaaaccaacaacacacGAGAGAGCACCTATGGGCAGTATAACATCCAGTTCCCCTCTCGAGCTCGTGTGTATAGACTTTTTGCATTTAGAGACATCCAAAGGTGGGTTTGAGTACATTTTAGTTGTGTTGGACCACTTCACCAGGTTCGCACAAGCCTACCCCACCAGGAACAAAGCCGCCAAAACAGCAGCAGACCGACTCTTCAATGACTTCATTCCAAAGTTTGGATACCCCGCTAAACTCCACCACGACCAAGGCCGGGAATTTGAGAATGAACTTTTTAATTCTCTCAGGCAACTTGCAGGTGTGGGTCACTCTAGAACATCTCCCTATCACCCACAAGGCAACCCCGCTGAAAGACTGAACCGCACATTGTTACAAATGCTTCGTACACTAGAAGAAAAAGAGAAGCAAAACTGGAAAGACCATTTGCCCCAAGTCATCCACGCTTACAATGTTACAAAGCATGAGGCCACAGGCTTTTCCCCATACTACCTGATGTATGGTAGACACCCTCGTCTCCCAGTAGATCTTCTTTTTGGCCTTATGACAGAAGATGGAGCCGACACGCCACAAGGATATGTCAGAAAGTGGGCAGGAAAGATGACAGAGGCTTACAGAATAGCAAATGCAAACAGCCAACAGTCAAgctcaaaaagtaaaacaaactatGACAAGAAATGCAAAGGAGTAACCCTACAGCCTGGAGACAGGGTACTCGTACGTAATCTCAGCGAAAGGGGTGGACCTGGCAAATTGAGATCCTACTGGGAACCAACTGTCTACATGGTGAGAGAACAGGTTGGAGACAATCCGGTCTACAGAGTAAGTCCAGAGACTGGTGGTCGCCCCGTCCGCACTCTGCACAGAAACCTGTTATTACAAGTGAATAACCTACCAATAGAAACGGTCCAAAATCCTGCCACAATGACACAAAAGAGAAACAGAAAGTCCACGGAAAGACCACAGACTCCTGAACAGACACTAAG from Gouania willdenowi chromosome 4, fGouWil2.1, whole genome shotgun sequence includes the following:
- the LOC114462195 gene encoding zinc finger protein 608-like produces the protein MYSEHRIDLKRISEQKLLQKERSFEMSGSKKVDFKVPAPSPPGHHGEPGTSAFPSSCPSAQPTSSQKQLDGGPSGPLDGNSSFLGPCQPRTRVNLKGVVCCETEGGILMVDIKWRNRSYVGTLLDSTQHDWVPKSFSEWQSKNPELRGGREPEKRKRTTDGDHNYAKCSPEPKVKRISKHSSFSEWQSRNPELRGGREPEKRKRTTDGDHNYAKCSPDPKVKRVSKHSSGKGRKAGVCPTSKQVFADRNRVPAVYRRASYQLQAPQAAHEGDGLAPAVSGEPHSMGASETRKTPARLRRPPGHLTEYVD